Proteins encoded in a region of the Paenibacillus pedocola genome:
- a CDS encoding sensor domain-containing diguanylate cyclase, whose protein sequence is MPTPKRAETKSRMKLSLTLLLMALVTMVFLLTTTILLIGSYQSKKKSLIETTLNLNYANAERMSKTVDSLFRSMRSSLLFSADQIASMEASRPEDIDAYLDLMRHSSNYFNSIILVNENGSVLNNSPKTLGMVGKRIKSPQVLEALRLKNSYLSSPYTSSTTGRMLFFMSEPLYNKDKHYLGQLAGTVYLRDYNILNMIFGNNNIDESGSYYYIVSAEGHVLFHPDVRQLNKDISSNEVVQRLKRGESGKMQALNTKGVSMLAGYSAVPANDWGVAVVSPVHVIQEQLLAHLRKILAYTVIPFVILLLSVFVLAHRLAKPFVVLADLVNRIGKENVELPELKPHWNREVDLLTKAVVMAWTDIQKQTDQLTQDAMTDLLTGLTNRRALDISINQWIAARVPFSVIVLDVDKFKFVNDTYGHLAGDEVLKSVAEILTASIRPGDICARYGGEEFVLLLPRTKPDHAYTVAERIRKTLEKSEVPLPIKVTSSQGIAHYPTHGRTREELLGHADEALYSAKHTGRNRTVIAGE, encoded by the coding sequence ATGCCTACACCAAAGAGAGCAGAAACCAAATCAAGAATGAAACTCAGCCTCACTTTGCTGCTAATGGCGCTGGTGACAATGGTGTTTCTATTGACAACTACGATTCTGCTCATTGGGTCATACCAATCTAAGAAGAAATCACTAATAGAGACAACGCTTAATTTGAATTATGCCAATGCGGAAAGAATGAGTAAAACGGTAGATTCGTTGTTCCGTTCAATGCGCAGCAGCCTGCTCTTCAGTGCGGATCAAATCGCCAGTATGGAGGCATCGCGGCCTGAAGATATAGATGCTTATCTTGATTTAATGCGCCACAGCAGCAACTACTTTAATTCCATTATTCTGGTTAACGAAAACGGATCGGTATTGAATAATTCACCGAAAACGCTGGGTATGGTGGGGAAGAGAATTAAATCGCCCCAGGTTCTGGAAGCTCTCCGGCTAAAGAACTCCTATCTGTCCTCACCGTATACATCGTCCACGACTGGCAGGATGCTTTTTTTCATGAGTGAACCACTGTATAACAAAGACAAACATTATCTTGGACAACTGGCGGGTACGGTCTATCTCCGGGATTACAATATCCTGAATATGATCTTCGGGAACAATAATATTGATGAATCCGGTTCGTATTATTATATTGTCAGTGCTGAGGGGCATGTGCTGTTCCATCCGGACGTAAGGCAATTAAATAAGGATATCAGCAGTAACGAGGTCGTCCAGAGGTTAAAGAGGGGTGAGAGCGGAAAAATGCAGGCGCTGAATACCAAAGGGGTATCCATGCTGGCCGGCTATTCGGCGGTTCCCGCCAATGACTGGGGAGTTGCCGTTGTATCGCCAGTTCATGTCATTCAGGAACAATTGCTGGCTCATTTACGCAAAATTCTGGCTTATACGGTCATTCCATTCGTTATTTTGCTGCTCAGTGTGTTCGTCCTTGCACACCGCTTAGCCAAGCCGTTCGTTGTTCTGGCCGACCTTGTGAACAGAATCGGCAAAGAAAATGTCGAGCTGCCGGAGCTCAAACCTCATTGGAACAGGGAAGTTGATCTGCTCACCAAAGCGGTAGTAATGGCCTGGACGGACATCCAGAAGCAGACTGATCAGCTGACCCAGGATGCGATGACCGATCTTCTGACCGGTCTTACAAACCGCAGAGCGCTGGATATCAGCATCAATCAGTGGATAGCCGCCCGGGTACCTTTTTCCGTAATCGTTCTGGATGTGGATAAGTTCAAATTCGTCAATGACACTTACGGTCATTTGGCTGGTGATGAGGTGCTTAAAAGCGTTGCTGAAATCCTTACTGCAAGCATCCGTCCCGGCGATATCTGCGCCCGTTACGGCGGTGAAGAATTTGTCCTGCTGCTTCCCCGGACGAAGCCAGATCATGCTTATACAGTGGCGGAAAGAATCCGTAAAACACTGGAAAAAAGTGAAGTTCCCCTACCGATCAAAGTGACTTCCTCGCAGGGAATTGCCCATTATCCCACACACGGACGTACCCGGGAAGAATTGCTTGGACACGCAGATGAAGCTTTATACTCCGCCAAACATACTGGAAGAAACCGGACAGTTATCGCGGGAGAGTAA
- a CDS encoding glycoside hydrolase family 9 protein, giving the protein MSEQQVRAITVDQIGYSTYGKKIALFTGTEHSFRVVNSETGAVVFKGVSAAAADDKASGARVHAADFSAVTAAGRYFLEAGDGAVSATFDIADKPYQELQKGLLKAFYYYRCGAELSGGYAGPWGHAACHLAEGTVIGQPELKLDSSGGWHDAGDYGKYSGPGAKAIADLLLAYELYPAAFAGDFTLPESDGKMPDVLLECKVELDFLFKMQEAGSGGVYHKLTTLNFPGLDVMPEDDTSELFFSPVSAAATGDFAGVMAMAARIYKPFDESYADRCLKAAVAGWQWLEQHPEEPGFKNPPQITTGEYGDAEDHDERFWAAAELYRTTGEEVYHKAVQALSRLPFPKFSLGWADMGGYGTLAYLLNGEAQGDVALYTSLKEGLLAEAEQLVQVSNLDGYLISLREEDYIWGSNMLVMNNAMLLLAAEHFSGEARYADCALDHLHYLLGRNVLDISYVTGFGDRPVLHPHHRPSVGDHVEAPVPGLVSGGPDRGLHDEYVLQHLQGKPAAQCFADHELSYSTNEVTIYWNSPAVLVAARFNTRVNYGTI; this is encoded by the coding sequence GTGAGTGAGCAACAGGTTCGTGCAATTACAGTAGATCAGATCGGATATTCCACATACGGGAAGAAAATCGCCCTGTTTACCGGTACGGAACATTCATTCCGGGTTGTGAATTCAGAGACGGGAGCGGTAGTATTCAAGGGGGTATCTGCTGCCGCAGCAGACGATAAGGCCAGCGGTGCCAGAGTTCATGCTGCTGACTTCTCAGCGGTTACTGCTGCTGGACGGTATTTCCTTGAAGCTGGGGACGGGGCGGTTTCCGCAACTTTTGACATTGCCGATAAGCCTTATCAGGAGCTGCAGAAGGGATTGTTGAAAGCCTTTTATTATTACCGCTGCGGAGCCGAACTAAGCGGGGGGTATGCCGGACCTTGGGGACATGCTGCCTGCCATCTGGCAGAGGGAACCGTAATCGGTCAGCCTGAACTGAAGCTGGACAGCAGCGGAGGCTGGCATGATGCAGGGGATTACGGGAAATACTCCGGTCCGGGTGCCAAGGCTATCGCAGATTTGCTGCTGGCCTATGAGTTATATCCTGCTGCGTTTGCGGGTGATTTTACACTTCCGGAAAGTGATGGGAAGATGCCGGATGTGCTGCTGGAGTGTAAGGTAGAGCTGGATTTTTTGTTCAAAATGCAGGAAGCTGGGAGCGGCGGGGTCTATCATAAGCTGACCACGCTGAACTTTCCCGGTCTTGACGTTATGCCGGAGGATGATACGTCAGAACTGTTTTTCTCACCGGTATCCGCTGCTGCTACAGGAGACTTTGCCGGAGTAATGGCGATGGCAGCAAGGATCTATAAGCCATTTGATGAGTCCTATGCAGACCGGTGTCTTAAAGCAGCGGTTGCCGGCTGGCAGTGGCTGGAGCAGCATCCGGAGGAGCCGGGCTTTAAGAATCCGCCGCAAATTACAACCGGTGAATACGGGGATGCCGAAGATCATGACGAACGTTTCTGGGCAGCAGCTGAGCTGTACCGGACAACAGGCGAAGAAGTCTACCATAAGGCTGTCCAAGCGTTATCCAGGCTGCCATTTCCCAAATTCAGTCTGGGCTGGGCGGACATGGGCGGTTATGGTACACTAGCCTATCTGCTGAATGGTGAGGCACAAGGAGATGTGGCATTATACACCTCCCTTAAGGAAGGGTTACTTGCGGAAGCGGAGCAGCTTGTCCAGGTGAGCAATTTGGATGGATACCTCATTTCCCTGCGGGAAGAGGATTACATCTGGGGCAGCAATATGCTGGTGATGAACAACGCGATGCTGCTGCTGGCTGCGGAGCATTTCAGTGGAGAGGCCCGTTATGCCGATTGTGCACTGGACCATCTTCACTATCTGCTGGGCCGCAATGTGCTGGATATCAGCTATGTGACCGGTTTCGGTGACCGTCCGGTATTGCATCCGCATCACCGTCCGTCTGTAGGCGATCATGTGGAGGCACCAGTTCCCGGACTGGTGTCCGGCGGGCCTGACCGCGGATTGCATGATGAATATGTCCTGCAGCATTTGCAGGGTAAGCCTGCAGCGCAGTGTTTTGCCGACCATGAACTCAGCTACTCCACGAATGAGGTTACGATCTACTGGAATTCACCGGCTGTCCTGGTGGCGGCTCGGTTTAATACACGGGTGAACTATGGGACGATATAA
- a CDS encoding ATP-binding protein yields the protein MKSRIHIMGASGAGTSTLGHALAGRLPHVHLDSDDYYWERKFSKPSDIRERLSRIKYDLEHQEPWILSGAVCGWGDGLRSYFDLVIFLWIPPELRLERLRAREFARYGEHSLPGGSRYEDVQTFLEWASLYDSAGPGVRSRALHEAWMMELPCPVLRLEGDQSVEERMEAVLSYLSCGREE from the coding sequence ATGAAGAGCAGGATTCATATTATGGGTGCTTCGGGGGCAGGTACGAGCACGCTCGGGCATGCGCTGGCCGGACGGCTGCCGCATGTCCATCTGGACAGCGATGACTATTATTGGGAGCGGAAGTTTTCGAAGCCGAGTGATATCCGTGAGAGGCTTAGCAGGATTAAGTATGATCTGGAGCATCAGGAGCCATGGATTCTATCGGGGGCCGTTTGCGGCTGGGGAGACGGGCTGCGCTCATATTTTGATCTGGTCATCTTCTTGTGGATTCCCCCGGAGCTTAGGCTGGAGCGGCTGAGAGCCAGAGAATTCGCACGTTACGGCGAACATAGTCTGCCGGGCGGAAGCAGGTACGAGGATGTGCAGACATTTCTGGAGTGGGCCAGTTTATATGACTCAGCAGGGCCGGGGGTCAGAAGCCGGGCGCTCCACGAAGCCTGGATGATGGAGCTTCCGTGTCCGGTTCTGAGGCTGGAGGGTGATCAGTCCGTCGAAGAACGGATGGAGGCTGTGCTGAGCTATTTATCCTGCGGAAGAGAGGAGTAA
- a CDS encoding NAD-dependent malic enzyme, giving the protein MSIATTMIIRLEIRKSVASFGDVASALAAAGGDIVAIDVIRAGKELTIRDITVNVQDAANEEILTVLSTLPGIKVINVSDRTFLAHIGGKIEITPKMPIKNREDLSLVYTPGVARVCMAIAEDPGKAYSLTMKRNTVAVVTDGTAVLGLGDIGPEAAMPVMEGKAMLFKQLADIDAFPLCLDTKDPEQIISIVKAVSSGFGGINLEDISSPRCFEIERRLAAELDIPVFHDDQHGTAVVALAGLLNALKVVGKELAECRIVVVGIGAAGVSICRLLLAAGAVTICAVDREGILNREQVYSNAEWQWLAGATNPEGITGGLTEAMRGADVFIGVSGPGVLTVEQLRSMASDNIVFAMANPSPEIEPELAEPYVRVLATGRSDYPNQINNVLCFPGIFRGALDCRAKAVNLEMKLAAARAIASVVHHDELNEQYIIPSIFNEKVVEQVRLAVIKAAVSTGMARRIPPDISEEG; this is encoded by the coding sequence ATGTCTATCGCTACTACAATGATTATTCGCCTGGAAATCCGCAAATCGGTTGCTTCATTTGGTGATGTAGCTTCAGCGCTCGCAGCAGCGGGCGGGGATATTGTAGCTATCGACGTTATCCGTGCCGGGAAAGAGTTGACCATCCGCGACATTACTGTAAATGTACAGGATGCGGCTAACGAAGAGATCCTTACCGTGCTCTCAACCTTGCCGGGGATCAAGGTCATCAATGTATCGGACCGGACATTCCTTGCCCACATCGGCGGCAAAATTGAGATAACCCCTAAGATGCCGATCAAAAACCGTGAGGATCTGTCGCTGGTCTACACCCCTGGTGTGGCCCGTGTCTGTATGGCTATAGCGGAAGACCCCGGCAAAGCCTATTCCCTGACTATGAAAAGAAATACGGTAGCTGTTGTTACCGACGGAACGGCAGTACTCGGTCTCGGTGATATCGGCCCGGAGGCGGCAATGCCGGTTATGGAGGGTAAGGCCATGCTGTTCAAGCAGCTGGCAGACATTGATGCTTTCCCGCTCTGCCTGGACACGAAAGACCCGGAGCAAATCATCAGCATCGTGAAAGCGGTTTCCTCTGGCTTCGGCGGAATCAATCTGGAGGATATCAGTTCTCCGCGCTGCTTTGAGATTGAACGGCGGCTGGCTGCTGAGCTCGATATTCCCGTATTTCATGATGATCAGCATGGTACGGCCGTAGTCGCATTAGCCGGATTGCTGAATGCACTGAAAGTAGTAGGCAAGGAGCTTGCAGAATGCAGGATCGTTGTTGTAGGCATCGGTGCAGCCGGTGTGTCCATCTGCCGTCTGCTGCTTGCGGCGGGCGCCGTGACAATTTGCGCTGTTGACCGGGAGGGAATTCTTAACAGGGAACAGGTATACAGCAATGCAGAATGGCAGTGGCTGGCCGGAGCGACCAATCCGGAGGGGATTACAGGCGGCTTAACGGAGGCCATGCGCGGAGCGGATGTATTCATTGGGGTATCCGGTCCGGGTGTGCTGACCGTGGAGCAATTACGAAGCATGGCCAGTGATAACATCGTATTCGCGATGGCCAATCCGTCTCCGGAAATAGAGCCTGAGCTGGCGGAGCCTTATGTCCGTGTGCTGGCGACAGGCAGAAGTGATTATCCGAATCAGATCAATAATGTGCTGTGTTTTCCGGGGATTTTCCGCGGAGCACTGGATTGCAGGGCCAAGGCGGTTAATCTAGAGATGAAGCTGGCGGCAGCACGGGCCATTGCTTCGGTGGTTCACCACGACGAGTTGAATGAGCAATACATTATCCCGAGTATTTTTAACGAAAAAGTAGTCGAGCAGGTACGGCTGGCTGTAATCAAAGCTGCTGTCTCTACAGGTATGGCCCGCCGCATTCCACCGGATATCTCTGAGGAGGGCTAA
- a CDS encoding TetR/AcrR family transcriptional regulator produces the protein MVRYKKSEEKRKQILYAAFHSLSERGYDAVTLQTIADNAEVSKGVVHYYFENKEAVLIELLEWLTGKISAKEQAAVAVQNTATGKLTAYISSAFPGPDQNRSFYRVYLDFLARASRIPVYREINQRFYDSCASISTEILSLGQQEGIFAKDLSPDTTAPVIRAIIDGCLIQWLMADKDELHGLYKDSCYAAIMKVLSV, from the coding sequence ATGGTACGTTACAAGAAGTCGGAAGAGAAACGCAAGCAAATTTTGTATGCCGCCTTTCATTCGCTCTCCGAACGCGGCTACGACGCAGTGACCCTGCAGACCATTGCCGATAATGCAGAGGTCAGCAAAGGGGTTGTCCATTATTATTTTGAGAATAAGGAAGCGGTTCTGATTGAACTGCTCGAATGGCTGACCGGCAAAATCTCTGCAAAGGAGCAAGCAGCGGTAGCAGTGCAGAATACGGCTACCGGCAAGCTGACCGCCTATATCAGCTCCGCCTTCCCCGGCCCGGACCAGAACCGTTCCTTTTACCGCGTCTATTTGGATTTCCTGGCGAGAGCCAGCCGCATCCCGGTCTACCGGGAGATTAACCAGCGATTCTATGACAGCTGCGCAAGTATCAGTACGGAGATCCTGAGTCTCGGACAGCAGGAAGGGATTTTCGCAAAGGACCTGTCCCCGGATACAACAGCACCCGTGATCCGTGCGATCATCGACGGCTGTCTGATCCAATGGTTGATGGCGGATAAGGACGAGCTGCACGGGTTGTATAAGGACTCCTGTTATGCGGCCATTATGAAGGTGCTCAGCGTGTGA
- a CDS encoding HAD family hydrolase, translating into MGRYKVISLDMFQTLANIQDRRAYVWKPILQQDYSEERALALGSMLLSSYHMLASEIRNNGDFWTSKEIYSRSFQLVFKQYGVDFDFLQAVEILFEQHRLSTLYEDTERFLQRICAKYQVCIVSDTDELMLPNFYQNYPVTLFTSEMHKSYKNDSRNIMFQEVITHYGVEPGQIIHVGDTASDVLGAARAGITACWINRDKADWQHAVKPDYTVTTLDELYELL; encoded by the coding sequence ATGGGACGATATAAAGTCATCAGCCTGGACATGTTTCAGACATTGGCAAATATTCAGGACCGCAGGGCATATGTATGGAAGCCTATTTTGCAGCAGGATTATAGTGAGGAACGGGCTTTGGCGCTTGGAAGCATGCTGCTGAGCAGCTATCATATGTTAGCTTCTGAGATACGAAATAATGGAGATTTTTGGACCAGTAAAGAAATCTACTCCCGCAGCTTTCAGCTGGTTTTCAAGCAGTATGGGGTGGACTTTGATTTCCTTCAAGCAGTGGAAATTCTGTTTGAACAGCACCGATTGTCCACGTTATATGAGGATACGGAGCGTTTTCTGCAGCGGATATGTGCTAAATACCAGGTCTGCATAGTCAGTGATACTGATGAGCTGATGCTGCCGAACTTTTATCAGAACTATCCGGTCACCTTGTTCACATCGGAAATGCACAAGTCCTACAAAAATGACAGCCGCAACATAATGTTCCAAGAGGTCATTACCCATTACGGCGTAGAACCTGGGCAGATTATCCATGTAGGAGACACAGCATCAGATGTGTTAGGTGCGGCAAGAGCGGGGATTACCGCCTGCTGGATCAACCGGGACAAAGCCGATTGGCAGCATGCGGTGAAGCCGGATTATACAGTAACAACCCTAGATGAGTTATATGAGCTTCTATAA
- a CDS encoding YfiT family bacillithiol transferase produces the protein MSSYGEDDMEHLSYPIGRFAAKENRTAEERNQDIQMIGRLSAGLSEAVRPLTSEQLNTPYRPGGWSVAQVVHHLSDTNMFAYLRFKRGLTEDAPQISTYRQDLWAEQSDYLEEPIESSLRLMEHLNPRFMTLLGSLSEADFARIFVSAGLGTMSLDTAIQRYIWHNSHHIAQITSLIKRSGW, from the coding sequence ATGAGCAGTTATGGTGAGGATGACATGGAGCACCTGAGTTACCCTATTGGAAGATTTGCAGCGAAGGAAAACCGGACGGCAGAAGAACGGAATCAGGATATTCAGATGATTGGCCGGCTCTCAGCTGGCTTAAGCGAAGCCGTGCGCCCGCTCACATCAGAGCAGTTAAACACCCCTTACCGTCCTGGCGGCTGGAGTGTGGCACAGGTTGTTCATCATCTTTCGGACACGAATATGTTCGCCTACCTTCGCTTTAAGCGGGGGCTTACGGAAGATGCACCGCAGATTTCAACCTACCGGCAGGACCTGTGGGCGGAACAGAGCGATTATCTGGAAGAGCCAATAGAGTCTTCACTCCGGCTGATGGAGCATCTGAACCCGCGGTTCATGACCTTGCTGGGTTCACTGAGTGAAGCTGATTTTGCCCGGATTTTTGTGAGTGCAGGCCTCGGGACGATGAGCCTGGATACAGCAATACAGAGATATATCTGGCATAACAGCCACCACATTGCACAGATCACCTCACTCATCAAGCGGAGTGGATGGTAA
- a CDS encoding acrylyl-CoA reductase family protein: MSNTFQALVVDKTDTFSVEVKPVAMEELPAGEVLIKVSYSSVNYKDGLASIPNGNIVRNYPFIPGIDLSGVVISSADSRFEAGQSVIATSYGIGVSHFGGFSEYARIPADWVLPLPEGLSLREAMIYGTAGFTAALSIQALEDHGAAPDKGKVLVTGATGGVGGAAVAMLAKLGYQVTASTGRTDEAGYLQVLGADEVISREDVGTGALKPLDKQLWQAAVDSVGGSPLAAVLSKIAYGGAVAASGLTAGTAVPTTVLPFILRGVSLLGIDSVSCPAGKRKDIWQRMATDLKPEVLEALVDREITLAGLPAALEDILNSNIRGRVLVRLS, from the coding sequence ATGTCAAATACTTTTCAGGCTTTGGTTGTAGACAAGACAGATACTTTCTCAGTAGAGGTCAAGCCAGTGGCAATGGAAGAATTGCCTGCAGGTGAGGTGCTGATCAAGGTATCTTACTCTAGTGTAAACTATAAGGACGGATTAGCCAGCATTCCGAATGGAAATATTGTGCGGAATTATCCCTTTATCCCCGGCATAGATCTGTCAGGGGTAGTAATCTCTTCGGCCGACAGCCGGTTTGAGGCAGGCCAGTCCGTCATCGCCACCAGTTATGGTATTGGCGTGTCCCATTTTGGCGGTTTTAGTGAATATGCTAGAATTCCCGCCGACTGGGTTCTCCCCCTCCCGGAAGGTCTTAGCCTGCGGGAAGCAATGATTTACGGGACAGCAGGCTTTACCGCCGCGCTGTCCATTCAAGCGCTGGAAGATCACGGGGCTGCGCCGGATAAAGGCAAGGTACTCGTCACCGGAGCAACAGGCGGTGTTGGCGGTGCGGCAGTAGCGATGCTGGCCAAACTAGGATACCAGGTAACTGCCAGCACAGGCAGAACAGACGAAGCCGGGTATCTGCAGGTTTTAGGAGCAGATGAGGTCATTTCCCGCGAGGATGTAGGCACTGGTGCTCTGAAGCCGCTGGACAAGCAGCTCTGGCAGGCAGCAGTAGATTCTGTAGGCGGCAGTCCGCTGGCAGCTGTGCTGAGCAAGATCGCATACGGCGGCGCTGTGGCTGCAAGCGGTCTAACCGCCGGCACGGCAGTTCCGACAACAGTGCTGCCATTTATCCTGCGTGGGGTCAGCCTGCTGGGTATTGATTCCGTGTCCTGTCCTGCCGGGAAACGCAAAGACATCTGGCAGCGGATGGCAACGGATCTAAAGCCGGAGGTGCTCGAAGCACTGGTTGACCGCGAGATCACATTGGCCGGTCTGCCTGCTGCACTCGAAGATATTCTAAATTCAAATATTAGAGGCCGGGTGCTTGTCCGCCTGTCCTAG